In Fimbriimonadia bacterium, the following are encoded in one genomic region:
- a CDS encoding RbsD or FucU transport, whose product MLKTRLQHPEILAALAGAGHGMKVLIADLNYPFAMAAPPNGKLVYLNLCPGKPSVTEVLDLIAEAVPIEALEHVVPPDGSTPQIVSEFRAILGPDVPFTAHDRFGFYAAVRAAIDSHQLCLTVATGEERIYSNALVTIGYIPPG is encoded by the coding sequence ATGCTGAAAACCCGCCTGCAACACCCCGAAATCTTGGCCGCGCTCGCGGGAGCCGGACACGGCATGAAGGTGCTCATCGCCGACCTCAACTACCCGTTCGCGATGGCCGCCCCGCCGAACGGGAAGCTGGTGTACCTGAACTTGTGCCCCGGGAAGCCCTCCGTGACCGAGGTGCTGGATCTGATTGCCGAAGCGGTGCCCATCGAGGCGCTGGAACACGTGGTCCCGCCGGACGGCAGCACGCCGCAAATCGTGAGCGAGTTTCGAGCTATCCTCGGCCCGGATGTGCCCTTCACGGCGCACGACCGCTTCGGGTTCTATGCCGCGGTGCGAGCGGCCATCGACTCGCACCAACTATGCCTAACGGTGGCCACGGGCGAGGAGCGCATCTACTCCAACGCCCTCGTTACCATCGGCTACATCCCACCGGGCTAG